In Anaerolineales bacterium, one DNA window encodes the following:
- a CDS encoding GAF domain-containing protein — MRAKFIIAFSAIAAVASLTTALAFYTTSQRQLIDGFRRRVLTAAAISGLQQNGDEFETIASVNDPLYEKFRLQNLEILKSDPDFVFVYTMRMDSDGIYFVVDGNELDADGFSAYGDRYFEPSPLLLENFTSMTSPIVEAEVYTDEFGSFLSAYAPIVSSDGRQVGVVGVDITADAIIREQRENVTQSSAIFFAMLVLGIFLGNLAGGTLSRPLSRLAQGARAFASGKFDQRIEIDSQDEIGDLVITFNSMSDEIQNLIGSLEGRVAERTADLEHSRQQSERRARELLSIGEISKLIASEPKMENLLTLITRLVSERFDFYHVGIFLLDTRREYAVLVAANSEGGKRMLERNHRLRVGETGIVGFVTQAGSPRVALDVGLDAVFFNNPDLPDTHSEIALPLRMGPDVFGALDVQSTETNAFGEEDVNILSTLADQVSIAIQNARSYQQSREALSQAEAIAAQMGEQQWNQFIARKPVEGYYFDGVDVKLIEPSNKKRRHSLAIPLTLRGMRIGTLKLSTSESGRTWTEDEIAMAQATAERTALAIENARLLQDAQKRAAKERTIGQISARIGSLVSLENILQTTIQELGNTLPDTDVAIQFTSGSPEKK, encoded by the coding sequence TTGCGCGCAAAATTTATTATTGCTTTTTCCGCGATCGCGGCTGTTGCATCCCTGACCACGGCGCTAGCTTTTTACACCACCTCACAGCGCCAGTTAATCGATGGCTTCCGCCGCCGCGTGCTTACCGCCGCGGCAATTAGCGGGCTGCAGCAGAATGGGGATGAATTCGAAACCATCGCTTCAGTAAACGACCCGCTTTATGAAAAGTTCCGGTTACAGAATCTTGAAATTCTAAAATCCGATCCAGATTTCGTTTTTGTTTACACCATGAGAATGGATTCTGATGGTATTTATTTCGTTGTGGACGGGAACGAGCTCGATGCTGACGGTTTTTCAGCCTATGGGGACAGGTATTTTGAACCATCCCCGTTGCTCTTGGAGAATTTCACATCAATGACCAGCCCCATTGTGGAGGCGGAAGTCTACACCGATGAATTCGGGTCATTCCTAAGCGCCTACGCCCCAATCGTATCTTCTGACGGACGGCAGGTGGGCGTTGTTGGTGTTGATATTACTGCAGATGCCATCATTCGAGAGCAACGGGAAAATGTCACCCAGTCCAGTGCGATCTTCTTCGCCATGCTGGTGCTTGGCATATTTCTCGGAAACCTTGCGGGTGGCACATTATCCAGGCCTTTATCAAGGCTGGCGCAGGGGGCCCGAGCCTTCGCCTCTGGGAAATTCGACCAACGAATCGAGATAGATAGCCAGGATGAAATCGGCGATCTGGTAATCACATTCAACAGCATGTCCGATGAGATCCAAAACCTTATCGGCTCCCTCGAGGGCCGGGTTGCAGAACGAACCGCCGACCTTGAGCATTCTCGGCAGCAAAGCGAAAGGCGCGCCAGAGAACTCCTTTCGATCGGCGAAATTTCAAAACTCATTGCCAGCGAACCAAAAATGGAAAACCTACTCACGTTGATCACACGCCTTGTGAGCGAGCGCTTCGATTTTTATCACGTCGGCATTTTCCTTTTGGATACACGCCGCGAATACGCCGTGCTCGTCGCTGCAAACAGCGAAGGCGGAAAAAGGATGCTTGAAAGGAATCACCGCCTGCGGGTTGGCGAGACAGGCATCGTGGGATTTGTGACCCAGGCCGGAAGCCCGCGCGTTGCGCTCGATGTTGGGCTGGATGCGGTTTTCTTCAACAATCCCGACCTCCCGGACACACACTCCGAAATCGCCCTGCCCCTGCGCATGGGCCCCGATGTCTTCGGCGCGCTGGACGTACAAAGCACGGAAACGAATGCCTTTGGGGAAGAGGATGTGAACATACTTTCCACACTGGCAGATCAGGTCAGCATTGCCATTCAAAACGCGCGCTCCTATCAGCAAAGCCGTGAAGCGCTGTCACAGGCGGAGGCCATTGCCGCGCAAATGGGCGAACAGCAGTGGAATCAATTCATCGCCCGCAAACCCGTCGAGGGATACTATTTCGACGGCGTGGACGTAAAACTGATAGAACCATCGAACAAAAAACGGCGGCACAGCCTCGCCATTCCGTTGACCTTGCGCGGTATGCGCATCGGGACGCTCAAACTCAGCACATCAGAATCAGGACGAACCTGGACGGAGGATGAAATTGCAATGGCGCAGGCCACTGCAGAACGCACTGCGCTCGCAATTGAAAATGCGCGCCTGCTGCAGGATGCGCAAAAAAGGGCTGCAAAGGAGCGCACCATCGGTCAGATCTCGGCAAGGATCGGCAGTCTGGTGAGCCTGGAGAACATACTTCAAACCACCATTCAGGAACTGGGCAACACCCTGCCGGACACGGATGTTGCCATTCAATTCACATCAGGCAGCCCCGAAAAAAAGTAG
- a CDS encoding GAF domain-containing protein, giving the protein MLRKFLAPPVFADSEKTRVAALLNSILWAVIAIGTLYTLMAPFLLQQYTSAVLTASIVIVALLSRQLMIRGHIRAANITILIVFHIVLTISIVVSDGTFGASYFSLVMTTVIAGILIGGRGAYVMAVINALTALGITLVQEALPAPLIPQNPITFWSSLVVYLFFIAALQQASTNGFDKLLESLRKTQNELIQKNRELQESSVNLETRVAARTAELDAANQRNERRARQFEAISQVSHVINQTQNLENLLPQIAQVISQQFGFYHVGIFLMDDKNEYAILAAANSEGGQRMLARDHKLKTAVGIVGNVAGSGTPRIALNTGVDAIYFDNPDLPETCSEMALPLLRTGRQIMGVLDIQSREPNAFGQEDIRVLTTLSDQVTIAIDNARLFEETRKSLLEADAVYRRDIQAGWTRYTRAQKLAGIRRWSMKSSFLADPLDVPGAQEAIRSGTLYKKRAEIDDGTTQFTMPMKLRGEVVGVLNVKADSNREWSTDEMDIISAIVERAVLAIENARLLEESRKIAEKEHAIGEISAKIGAGTELETILKTAVRELGAQISGAQITVEIGGA; this is encoded by the coding sequence ATGTTAAGAAAATTCCTTGCGCCGCCTGTGTTCGCAGATAGCGAAAAAACCCGTGTTGCCGCACTGTTAAACAGCATCCTTTGGGCTGTCATCGCCATAGGCACCTTATATACACTGATGGCACCTTTTCTGCTTCAGCAATATACGTCAGCTGTCCTGACCGCCTCCATTGTTATCGTCGCCCTGCTCTCCCGGCAATTGATGATTAGGGGGCATATCCGCGCGGCGAACATAACCATTTTGATTGTTTTCCATATTGTATTGACCATATCCATTGTGGTCTCGGACGGAACCTTTGGCGCAAGCTACTTTAGCCTGGTCATGACAACCGTCATCGCAGGCATCCTGATCGGCGGGCGCGGCGCGTATGTCATGGCGGTGATCAACGCACTGACAGCATTGGGGATCACACTCGTGCAGGAGGCACTTCCTGCTCCGCTGATACCCCAGAACCCGATAACTTTCTGGTCGTCGCTGGTTGTTTACTTGTTCTTCATCGCTGCACTGCAGCAGGCATCCACAAACGGGTTCGACAAACTTCTTGAAAGTTTGCGGAAAACCCAAAACGAATTAATTCAAAAGAACCGTGAACTGCAGGAAAGCAGTGTCAATCTTGAGACCCGCGTTGCCGCGCGCACTGCCGAATTGGATGCTGCGAACCAGCGCAATGAACGTCGTGCAAGACAATTTGAGGCTATCTCGCAAGTCTCGCACGTGATCAACCAAACTCAAAATTTGGAAAACCTCCTGCCTCAAATTGCACAGGTAATCAGCCAGCAATTCGGGTTCTATCATGTAGGCATCTTTTTGATGGATGACAAAAATGAATATGCAATTCTTGCAGCCGCCAACAGCGAGGGCGGGCAAAGGATGCTAGCCAGGGACCACAAATTGAAGACCGCTGTCGGCATCGTTGGAAATGTGGCTGGAAGCGGGACACCCCGCATCGCGCTGAACACCGGGGTGGACGCGATTTACTTCGACAATCCCGATCTCCCGGAGACCTGCTCCGAAATGGCTCTTCCCCTCCTGCGTACCGGCCGCCAGATCATGGGTGTCCTCGACATACAAAGCAGGGAGCCGAATGCGTTCGGCCAGGAGGATATTCGGGTGCTCACCACTTTATCCGATCAGGTCACCATCGCAATTGACAATGCGCGCCTTTTTGAAGAAACAAGGAAATCCCTTCTGGAGGCTGATGCAGTGTACCGCCGTGATATCCAGGCGGGATGGACGCGATACACCCGCGCACAAAAACTTGCCGGCATCCGCAGATGGAGCATGAAATCCAGTTTCCTTGCGGATCCTCTGGACGTGCCGGGTGCGCAGGAGGCGATCCGCTCGGGAACTCTCTATAAAAAGAGGGCGGAAATCGACGATGGCACCACGCAATTCACCATGCCCATGAAATTACGCGGAGAAGTGGTGGGTGTGCTGAACGTGAAAGCGGATTCCAACCGCGAGTGGAGCACGGACGAAATGGACATCATCAGTGCCATCGTGGAACGTGCAGTGCTTGCCATTGAAAATGCGCGCCTGCTGGAAGAAAGCCGTAAGATCGCGGAAAAGGAACACGCCATCGGTGAGATTTCCGCAAAGATAGGCGCGGGAACGGAATTGGAGACGATCTTAAAAACCGCCGTCCGCGAGTTGGGTGCTCAAATCAGCGGCGCCCAGATTACGGTCGAGATCGGAGGCGCGTGA
- a CDS encoding GAF domain-containing protein: MSQSIQEKPQYTQANRTSIQTRLVLFVLFISLAPLIAISIRDIQQTQQALLNGAEISLRSSAEQTANGLDAFIEATKNSVRTEAQLPDFSAYLLLSPSVRRGSTEEMRAIVLLEKLRGKDIDNIISYSLVDINGNVVLDTVRGNIGKNEATEEYFTRTIFSRRPGVTSVTYADKSTTIMSFAGVVPNTSGETLGVLRVTYHSDILQQVIIESVGSSTESSVILLDQFNIRMADSQNPDLILKSITPLGFVDYLQAVDSKRFLDLPREEQATNLEEFEAGLKTAREQPFFRADITPNKPGDDTIAVAFLKSQPWVVAYSRPSSIFLADVQRQTQTNAILVTSASIIVAIIATFAARALTNPIIALTNVANSISQGDFNARARVDSPDEIGSLASAFNSMTDQLQSTLAGLEQRIQERTADLQKNTLELETIADVAREIAIIRDMDTLLNVSANLIRERLRYYHVGIFIVDELGEYAVLRAASSIAAEQLLEKNYKLRVGQSGLIGSVTSTGQAYIARDIDTDTLHLDNPYLPDTESEITLPLRSRSLTIGALDIQANTPNAFDERDVQTLQILADQLSAAFENAKLVQRVEATLSELTRANRAQTQQTWQSAISEKGLSAYEYDGIQVRAVPQSLSPDLLKQVESGQPVVVKQPGNPEENTRTKNILMLPLMVLNQAIGVIGLEQEDPTRTWTEDEIKVAQAAANRAALTLENARLLDESQRLAAKERTISESTARIGSALNIENILQTTAEEIERVLSGSEIVIQFMDNEKS, from the coding sequence ATGAGTCAGAGTATTCAGGAAAAGCCGCAATATACCCAAGCCAATCGCACATCGATCCAAACGCGCCTGGTCCTGTTTGTGCTGTTCATATCCCTGGCCCCTCTAATCGCCATTTCGATTCGTGATATTCAACAAACCCAGCAGGCGCTCTTAAATGGAGCGGAGATTTCCCTGCGGTCAAGCGCGGAACAAACGGCAAATGGCCTGGATGCCTTTATCGAGGCGACAAAAAATTCGGTCCGCACAGAAGCGCAGCTTCCGGATTTCTCTGCCTACCTCCTGCTGTCTCCATCCGTGCGACGTGGAAGTACGGAGGAAATGCGCGCAATTGTTCTTCTGGAAAAACTGCGCGGCAAGGACATTGACAATATCATTTCCTACTCGCTTGTGGACATTAATGGAAATGTGGTCCTGGACACTGTGCGTGGAAATATTGGCAAAAACGAGGCAACCGAGGAGTATTTCACAAGAACCATCTTTTCAAGGCGTCCCGGTGTGACATCCGTCACTTATGCAGATAAATCAACAACCATCATGAGTTTCGCTGGCGTCGTTCCCAATACTTCCGGTGAGACACTCGGCGTTTTGCGCGTCACATACCATTCGGACATTCTTCAACAGGTCATCATAGAAAGTGTGGGCTCTTCCACTGAAAGTTCTGTGATTCTTCTGGATCAGTTCAATATTCGCATGGCGGACAGCCAGAACCCAGACCTTATCCTGAAATCCATCACCCCGCTTGGATTTGTGGATTACCTTCAGGCTGTGGACTCAAAACGCTTTCTTGATCTTCCGCGTGAAGAACAAGCCACCAATCTTGAGGAATTTGAAGCCGGGCTGAAAACTGCCAGAGAACAGCCTTTCTTCCGCGCAGATATCACGCCGAACAAGCCAGGAGACGATACGATTGCGGTGGCATTCCTAAAATCCCAACCCTGGGTTGTTGCCTACAGCCGCCCATCGTCCATTTTCCTTGCAGATGTGCAACGTCAAACGCAAACAAACGCCATACTCGTGACCAGCGCTTCCATTATTGTGGCGATCATCGCCACCTTTGCAGCGCGGGCATTGACGAACCCGATCATTGCGCTTACGAATGTGGCAAACTCGATCTCACAGGGTGATTTTAACGCACGCGCCAGAGTCGATTCACCAGATGAAATCGGATCACTGGCATCGGCTTTTAATTCCATGACGGATCAACTCCAGTCCACACTCGCCGGACTGGAACAACGCATCCAGGAACGGACAGCTGATCTGCAAAAAAATACGCTGGAATTGGAGACAATAGCAGATGTTGCCCGTGAAATTGCCATCATCCGCGACATGGATACCCTTCTTAATGTATCGGCAAACCTTATTCGCGAAAGATTACGATACTACCATGTTGGGATTTTTATTGTGGATGAACTTGGTGAGTATGCAGTTCTGCGCGCCGCAAGCAGCATCGCGGCGGAGCAATTGCTTGAAAAAAATTACAAATTAAGAGTGGGTCAGTCGGGGCTGATTGGAAGCGTAACAAGCACAGGACAGGCATATATTGCCCGTGATATTGACACGGACACCCTTCATCTTGATAACCCGTACCTGCCGGATACCGAATCTGAGATCACACTCCCCTTGCGAAGCCGCAGCCTCACGATTGGCGCGTTGGACATTCAGGCAAATACACCAAATGCGTTTGATGAGCGTGACGTCCAAACCCTGCAAATCCTGGCGGACCAACTCTCGGCCGCCTTTGAAAATGCCAAGCTTGTGCAAAGAGTGGAGGCGACACTTTCAGAACTTACCAGGGCCAACCGCGCGCAAACACAACAGACCTGGCAGTCTGCCATCAGCGAGAAGGGTCTCTCCGCTTATGAATACGATGGAATACAGGTAAGGGCTGTTCCGCAGAGCCTTTCACCTGATCTATTAAAACAAGTCGAAAGTGGACAGCCCGTCGTCGTAAAACAGCCCGGCAATCCTGAAGAAAATACCAGAACCAAAAACATTCTCATGCTTCCCCTGATGGTTCTAAATCAGGCCATCGGCGTGATCGGGTTGGAACAGGAAGATCCAACCCGTACGTGGACGGAGGATGAAATCAAAGTCGCCCAAGCGGCCGCAAACCGCGCAGCACTCACACTGGAAAATGCTAGGCTGCTTGATGAAAGTCAGCGGCTTGCCGCAAAAGAGCGCACCATCTCTGAATCAACCGCACGCATTGGCTCTGCCTTGAACATTGAAAATATTCTCCAGACAACTGCCGAGGAGATCGAACGGGTTTTGAGCGGTTCGGAAATCGTGATTCAATTCATGGATAACGAAAAGTCATGA
- a CDS encoding GAF domain-containing protein produces the protein MSASQIPSKNQGLSFISRASRTWRRFTTPHPSVKAIGDRRRAQLLSILTLILSFLFVGAVIYGPRSYGVFLALSGITLTSYALSRTEYFRIGTYLFTYVFTAIGYLRIYQGAADSMEAAVVSTVHVSLVLSSVLLSQRGFLALVVLSTAATFAAPFYSNVPVSEMDNVGRAGGIVLVIGAILYGINIFRTNLDKEQLEALGNTNTELEDIKESLEKRIAARTLELQAANQQTQDRVARLQIVSELSQEISASVGLRSKEMLTTVTKAISEKLGYYHVGIFLLDENREYAILRAANSEGGQQMLSRTHQLRVGGTGIVGYVAQSGYPRIALDTGTDAVFFNNPDLPETRSEMALPLKHGASVMGVLDVQSTLPSAFNDEDAGTLSTLANQLAIVITNLQTRDEADVGPTSGRMRSRGRQLSREEKSSGYSINPDGTISSVPPKNIPSLDKAITSGETVILAQPPTGSFPSLAVPVKFRDRVVGIIHVEAAEPNRRWSDDEVAMVQAISDRAAFALENARLFEGATRRADQEETIARVTTQIGSSTDFTRILQTTIQELGQALGASRSFIQIGAPSENERSTDPEQ, from the coding sequence ATGTCGGCATCTCAAATTCCTTCCAAGAACCAGGGACTCTCCTTCATAAGCCGCGCAAGCCGGACATGGCGCAGATTTACCACGCCGCATCCATCTGTAAAAGCGATCGGCGATCGGCGCCGCGCCCAACTGCTTTCGATCCTCACATTAATCCTAAGCTTCCTTTTTGTAGGCGCCGTTATCTATGGACCAAGGAGCTACGGCGTTTTCCTGGCATTGAGCGGCATTACTTTAACTTCGTACGCTCTCAGCAGGACGGAATACTTCCGCATTGGAACGTATTTATTCACGTATGTATTCACGGCAATCGGATACTTAAGGATCTATCAGGGCGCGGCCGATTCCATGGAGGCGGCTGTAGTATCCACCGTGCATGTTTCACTTGTGCTTTCCAGCGTTTTACTCTCGCAAAGAGGGTTTCTGGCGCTTGTCGTTCTTTCAACCGCGGCTACTTTTGCAGCCCCATTTTATTCGAATGTGCCCGTTTCAGAGATGGATAATGTTGGGCGCGCCGGCGGGATCGTGCTTGTCATCGGCGCCATCCTTTACGGCATCAATATTTTCCGCACAAATCTGGACAAGGAACAACTTGAAGCGTTGGGCAATACAAACACCGAACTGGAAGATATAAAGGAAAGCCTTGAAAAACGCATTGCTGCGCGCACACTTGAATTGCAGGCAGCCAATCAGCAGACCCAGGACCGGGTCGCGCGGTTACAGATCGTCTCTGAATTGTCGCAGGAGATCTCCGCCAGTGTTGGGCTACGATCCAAAGAAATGCTCACGACCGTCACAAAAGCCATCAGTGAAAAACTCGGCTATTATCATGTAGGTATTTTCCTGCTGGATGAGAACCGCGAATACGCAATATTACGAGCCGCAAACAGCGAGGGCGGCCAACAAATGCTTTCGCGCACACATCAATTAAGGGTTGGCGGTACAGGCATTGTGGGATATGTCGCACAAAGCGGATACCCGCGCATCGCTCTGGACACCGGCACTGATGCGGTCTTTTTCAACAATCCCGACCTCCCTGAAACCCGTTCCGAAATGGCGCTGCCATTAAAGCACGGCGCATCCGTCATGGGTGTGTTGGACGTACAAAGTACCCTGCCATCCGCGTTCAACGACGAAGATGCCGGCACCTTGAGCACACTTGCAAACCAGCTCGCAATCGTGATCACGAACCTGCAAACACGCGACGAGGCAGATGTTGGTCCAACATCTGGAAGGATGAGGAGCCGTGGCAGGCAATTAAGTCGCGAGGAAAAATCCAGCGGATATTCCATTAACCCGGACGGGACGATTTCCAGTGTGCCGCCTAAAAATATTCCGTCACTTGACAAAGCGATCACCTCCGGGGAGACCGTGATACTGGCTCAACCGCCGACTGGTAGCTTCCCAAGCCTGGCGGTGCCCGTCAAATTTCGAGACCGGGTGGTCGGCATTATCCATGTCGAAGCGGCTGAACCAAACAGAAGGTGGAGTGACGACGAAGTGGCCATGGTGCAGGCCATATCCGACCGGGCTGCGTTCGCATTGGAAAATGCCCGCCTGTTTGAAGGCGCCACCCGTCGCGCAGACCAGGAAGAGACCATTGCCCGCGTTACAACACAGATCGGGTCATCCACAGACTTCACCCGCATCCTGCAAACCACCATCCAGGAGCTTGGTCAGGCGCTGGGCGCATCCCGCTCGTTCATTCAGATTGGGGCCCCATCCGAAAATGAGCGAAGCACAGATCCTGAACAATAA
- a CDS encoding GAF domain-containing protein produces the protein MMNQRSENMEPEYTKWRAGFIRGTLISACVFGLIAVILAIVSSPILFAALYLLAYITVVLITLLPASNNMKAGTLVFLLYGLAVIGFLETGIYGDARSFMLAAITMASLLFSWRIGWVMTALAAISYLIFGWVILNGQLQITSPNVTAGTLESWLSSSAGVLLAAVLIVTGIRLMESQFEKSEKISQSLFAELREEQANLEERVRDRTRSLDKRTAQLRAVADVGKSITSFRNLAELLQQTTTLIHENFGFYHVGIFLLDDHKEYAVLTAANSEGGLRMLEMKHKLKVEETSIVGYVTANVQARIALDVGADAVFFDNPDLPNTRSEMALPLVATGQVLGALDVQSTEPQAFSEEDIATLQILAEQIAVAIQNANLFSETERALETARTLSGEVSRTAWSKILRHQPRIGYIATPPATVQTYAETLEPTIARAFETGDLILGSDGLTISIPIKVRGQSIGAIRLKKSEISEGWTQEEINLTIALSDQLSGALESARLYRESQQRAAREALVSDISTRISAVSHTDAILRETVHELGQAIGNASVTFQLLDQLDGQNQAEGPHNGSGNSNPTRKAVE, from the coding sequence ATGATGAACCAACGATCAGAAAACATGGAACCCGAATACACAAAATGGCGCGCGGGGTTTATCCGCGGGACGCTGATCAGCGCATGCGTCTTCGGCCTGATTGCGGTGATTTTGGCGATTGTATCGAGCCCCATTCTCTTTGCGGCACTCTACCTGCTCGCCTATATCACCGTTGTGCTTATAACCCTGTTGCCGGCCTCCAACAACATGAAAGCAGGCACGCTTGTTTTCCTGTTGTACGGTCTGGCTGTGATCGGCTTTTTGGAAACGGGGATTTACGGAGACGCCCGCTCCTTCATGCTCGCAGCCATCACCATGGCATCCCTCCTATTCTCCTGGCGGATTGGATGGGTAATGACTGCGCTTGCCGCAATATCCTACCTGATTTTCGGCTGGGTAATCTTAAACGGACAGCTCCAGATCACAAGTCCGAATGTTACGGCCGGCACCTTGGAGTCTTGGTTGTCATCATCCGCCGGTGTTTTGCTCGCCGCTGTTCTCATCGTAACCGGCATCCGCCTCATGGAATCGCAATTCGAAAAATCTGAAAAAATATCGCAATCCCTGTTTGCCGAGCTGCGCGAAGAACAGGCAAACCTGGAAGAGCGTGTACGGGACCGCACCCGCTCACTCGACAAACGCACAGCCCAGCTAAGGGCTGTTGCCGATGTGGGCAAATCCATCACCTCCTTTAGAAATCTGGCGGAACTTTTACAGCAAACCACCACCCTGATCCACGAAAACTTTGGTTTTTACCACGTGGGCATCTTCCTGCTGGATGACCACAAGGAATATGCCGTACTCACCGCCGCCAACAGCGAAGGCGGACTGCGAATGCTCGAAATGAAACACAAGCTTAAAGTGGAGGAAACCAGCATCGTGGGATATGTCACGGCAAATGTACAGGCGCGCATCGCGCTGGACGTTGGAGCGGATGCTGTTTTCTTTGACAACCCCGACCTGCCCAACACGCGTTCTGAAATGGCGCTCCCGCTTGTCGCAACGGGTCAGGTGCTTGGGGCACTGGACGTGCAAAGTACTGAACCCCAGGCATTCAGCGAGGAAGACATAGCCACCCTGCAAATACTTGCAGAACAGATAGCAGTTGCAATCCAAAACGCAAACCTTTTTAGCGAAACGGAAAGAGCACTGGAAACGGCACGCACCCTTTCCGGCGAGGTAAGCCGCACTGCATGGAGCAAGATCCTGCGTCATCAACCACGCATTGGGTACATTGCCACGCCGCCGGCAACCGTACAGACATACGCTGAAACGCTCGAACCAACCATTGCCAGGGCATTTGAAACAGGTGACCTGATTCTTGGCAGTGACGGCTTGACGATCAGCATACCCATCAAAGTGCGCGGACAATCCATCGGAGCAATCCGCCTGAAAAAATCCGAAATCTCCGAAGGATGGACTCAGGAGGAAATCAACCTCACAATTGCATTATCAGACCAGTTGAGCGGCGCGCTGGAAAGCGCCCGCCTCTACCGGGAATCCCAGCAGCGTGCGGCGCGCGAGGCACTGGTATCGGATATTTCGACCCGCATCAGCGCCGTTTCTCATACGGACGCCATCCTGCGCGAAACGGTGCATGAACTTGGTCAGGCAATTGGAAATGCCTCGGTCACCTTCCAGCTGCTGGATCAACTTGATGGGCAGAATCAGGCGGAAGGTCCGCATAATGGAAGCGGAAATTCCAATCCCACACGGAAGGCGGTCGAATAA
- a CDS encoding GAF domain-containing protein — protein sequence MNNNISSERSTASGIPQPTAFNYTEWRERFILTTLRIACVLGVALIAVSFSTLTFGELILFGVLYLVLLLVTILPVRYTIRAITLLFITFAVGIDGILLWGPWQDGNIFLLTGIILSSLLFDRRVDFLAWGTGVLAATTIAVLEQTGAYRLAGANVPITAPDDWTGYVGNFAILGALALAAIGQFKNVLIQTTIRLEETNNMLSTEKTDLQQIVRQRTDELEMRTTQLRTSSNIARTISDIQAITELLDTATQLVSEKFGYYHVGLFILDEQGKTAFLQAASSGTGKQLIQQGFRVESDKKSPLTHVVTNNQPVIASDIDNMDFVRDINFPITRSRMILPLAVRGRVLGLLDMHSDQTRAFDTRDAEILQTLADLVAISFDNVRLSNETKSLLNQLEISTSIQTQRTWSKLAARQKPAYQYTPAGVRPIFSIDKKEVGYDGLRVPLVLHGQNIGTLKLKRQGGAREWSERERVLVEKIADQVALALENSRLVDEAQKSALRDQMIANVSARVRETLDIESVIRTAATELRRVFDLKEAEITVGSPLAQAPSPKGQSGT from the coding sequence ATGAATAATAACATTTCATCCGAACGATCAACTGCATCGGGCATTCCCCAGCCAACCGCCTTCAATTACACAGAGTGGCGCGAGCGATTTATCCTGACAACCCTGCGCATTGCGTGTGTGCTGGGTGTTGCTCTTATTGCAGTTTCCTTTTCCACATTGACGTTCGGGGAACTCATCCTCTTCGGCGTCTTGTATCTTGTTCTCTTGCTGGTCACGATCTTGCCGGTCCGTTATACGATTCGCGCCATTACACTTTTGTTCATAACCTTTGCAGTCGGTATTGATGGGATCCTCCTTTGGGGACCCTGGCAGGATGGGAACATCTTTCTGCTCACAGGCATCATCCTCTCCTCCCTGCTGTTTGACCGCCGCGTGGATTTCCTTGCATGGGGAACCGGTGTACTCGCCGCCACTACAATCGCAGTCCTGGAACAAACAGGTGCGTATCGACTCGCTGGCGCAAATGTACCCATCACCGCCCCCGATGATTGGACGGGCTATGTTGGTAATTTTGCCATACTAGGCGCACTTGCACTTGCCGCAATTGGACAGTTTAAGAACGTTTTAATCCAGACAACCATCCGTCTGGAAGAAACGAACAACATGCTATCGACAGAAAAGACGGACCTGCAACAAATAGTCCGCCAGCGAACAGACGAACTGGAAATGCGCACCACGCAACTCCGCACATCCAGCAATATCGCCAGAACCATTTCGGACATCCAGGCCATCACCGAATTATTGGATACCGCGACTCAACTCGTGTCAGAAAAGTTTGGGTATTATCATGTGGGGTTGTTCATCCTGGATGAGCAGGGGAAAACCGCCTTTCTCCAGGCTGCATCCTCTGGTACAGGCAAACAACTGATCCAACAGGGGTTCCGCGTGGAATCAGATAAAAAAAGCCCGCTCACGCATGTCGTCACCAATAACCAGCCAGTGATCGCATCAGACATTGATAATATGGATTTTGTTCGCGACATAAACTTTCCCATCACCCGCTCACGCATGATCCTGCCTCTCGCGGTTCGCGGCAGGGTGCTTGGGTTGCTGGATATGCACTCGGACCAAACCCGGGCATTCGATACACGGGATGCAGAAATACTGCAAACACTTGCCGACCTGGTGGCAATCTCCTTTGACAACGTCCGTCTGAGCAATGAGACCAAAAGCCTGTTGAATCAACTGGAAATCAGTACATCCATCCAAACACAGCGGACATGGTCAAAGCTCGCCGCTCGTCAAAAACCCGCCTACCAATATACGCCCGCGGGTGTGCGGCCCATCTTTTCCATCGATAAAAAAGAGGTCGGGTACGATGGGTTGCGCGTACCACTTGTCCTTCACGGACAGAATATCGGCACACTAAAGTTAAAGAGACAGGGTGGCGCAAGGGAATGGTCTGAGCGCGAACGCGTGCTCGTGGAAAAGATCGCCGACCAGGTTGCGCTTGCTCTTGAAAATAGCCGTCTTGTGGATGAGGCACAAAAAAGCGCCCTGAGGGACCAAATGATTGCAAACGTTTCAGCCCGAGTCCGCGAAACGCTGGACATCGAGTCGGTTATACGAACAGCCGCAACCGAATTACGAAGAGTGTTTGACCTAAAGGAGGCGGAGATCACCGTTGGCTCCCCACTTGCCCAAGCACCTTCTCCCAAAGGACAATCAGGCACTTGA